In Pleurodeles waltl isolate 20211129_DDA chromosome 5, aPleWal1.hap1.20221129, whole genome shotgun sequence, one genomic interval encodes:
- the LOC138295194 gene encoding trichohyalin-like, whose protein sequence is REERDRGERDRERERERERERDREREREREREIGRERDRERERERERRASERERESERAGERDAKRAGRREIERAGERDRASGRERSSEWEREIERAGESERVGGERASGRERESERAGASERAGGESERVGESEGEGASGRERASGSEWERASGSERERASEWERASERQRAGESEASGRGSERERASEWERASGREASERERAGESERVERERASGRERAKWERASERERASERERARGSERERSEREGERERERERESERVGERERESERVGERSERGGERRASEWESERASGRESERVGERASEWERERAGERERARGRDRSGREGEIDRERGRDRSGEREEIDRERERDRERERGEIGRERGERERERERERETETRERERASGRERASEREREIERAGERDRASGRERSSERRERRESSEREREIERAGESERAGERDRASWRERGERERASERRAGERARRAGESERAGESERAGESERERASEWERASERERAGERERAGESERVGESEREGASWRERARGRGRERGRERSSEREREIERAGEREIERAGERDRASGRERSSEREGRERAGGRASGSEREGAKRARVGERERGEWERESERVGERERASGRESEASGRRESERSGRERASGERERASEWERESERVGERERASGSRRESERVGERERASGERERASGRESERESARAERERGAASEGERERAVRERASGRERAGESERGESEREGASGREGASGREGASGREGASGRESERSGRERARGRGREREGEREIEREGEREIEREREIERAGERDRASRAGGRERASGRGGRERASGERASEVGRERARGSEWERERERERERASERERERASERERRESERVGRERARGRASERESERVGERERASGRERASEWERESERVGERERASGERERRARASEWERESERVGERARRVGERATRVGERASEGERERARGRESERRGGERARAGGESERERERARRAGERERASGRERASRPLCPV, encoded by the exons agagcgagcgagcgggagagagagagcgagcgagcgggAGAGAGAGATGCGAAGCGAGCGGGGAGGAGAGAGATCGAGCGAGCGGGAGAGAGAGATCGAGCGAGCGGGAGAGAGAGATCGAGCGAGTGGGAGAGAGAGATCGAGCGAGCGGGAGAGAGCGAGCGAGTGGGAGGAGAGCGagcgagtgggagagagagagagagcgagcgggcGGGAGCGAGCGAGCGAGCGGGAGGAGAGAGCGAGCGAGTGGGAGAGAGCGAGGGAGAGGGAGCGAGCGGGAGAGAGCGAGCGAGTGGGAGCGAGTGGGAGCGAGCGAGTGGGAGCGAGCGGGAGAGAGCGAGCGAGTGGGAGAGAGCGAGCGAGAGGCAGCGAGCGGGAGAGAGCGAGGCGAGTGGGAGAGGGAGCGAGCGGGAGAGAGCGAGCGAGTGGGAGCGAGCGAGTGGGAGAGAGGCGAGCGAGAGGGAGCGAGCGGGAGAGAGCGAGCGAgtggagagagagcgagcgagtggGAGAGAGCGAGCGAAGTGGGAGAGAGCGAGCGAGAGGGAGCGAGCGAGCGAGAGGGAGAGAGCGagagggagcgagagggagaggagcgagcgagagggagagagagagagagagagggagagagagagcgagcgagtgggagagagagagagagagagcgagagagtgggagagaggagcGAGCGAGGTGGGGAGAGGCGAGCGAGCGAGTGGGAGAGCGAGCGAGCGAGtgggagagagagcgagcgagtgggagagagagcgagcgagtggGAGAGAGagcgagcgggagagagagagagagcgag agggagagatcgatcggggagagagggagagatcgATCGGGAGAGAGGGAGAGATCGATCGGGAGAGAGGGAGGAGATCgatcgggagagagagagagatcgggagagagagagaggagagatcgggagagagaggggagagagagagagagagcgggagagagagagagagaccgagacccgggagagagagcgagcgagcgggagagagagagcgagcgagcgggAGAGAGAGATCGAGCGAGCGGGAGAGAGAGATCGAGCGAGCGGGAGAGAGAGATCGAGCGAGCGGAGGGAGAGGAGAGAGTCGAGCGAGCGGGAGAGAGAGATCGAGCGAGCGGGAGAGAGCGAGCGAGCGGGAGAGAGAGATCGAGCGAGCTGGAGAGAGCGAGGCGAGCGGGAGAGAGCGAGCGAGCGGCGGGCGGGGGAGAGAGCGAGGCGGGCGGGAGAGAGCGAGCGAGCGGGAGAGAGCGAGCGAGCGGGAGAGAGCGAGCGGGAGAGAGCGAGCGAGTGGGAGAGAGCGAGCGAGAGGGAGCGAGCGGGAGAGAGGGAGCGAGCGGGAGAGAGCGAGCGAGTGGGAGAGAGCGAGCGAGAGGGAGCGAGTTGGAGAGAGCgagcgagagggagagggagagagagagggagagagagatcgagcgagcgggagagagagatcgagcgagcgggagagagagagatcgagcgaGCGGGAGAGAGAGATCGAGCGAGCGGGAGAGAGAGATCGAGCGAGCGGGAGGGGAGAGAGCGAGCGGGAGGGAGAGCGAGTGGGAGCGAGCGAGAGGGagcga AGCGagcgagggtgggagagagagagcgaggcgagtgggagagagagagcgagcgagtgggagagagagagcgagcgagtggGAGAGAGAGCGAGGCGAGTGGGAGGAGAGAGAGCGAgcggagtgggagagagagagcgagtggggagagagagagagcgagcgagtgggagagagagagcgagcgagtgggagagagagagcgagcgagtggGAGtaggagagagagcgagcgagtgggagagagagagcgagcgagtggggagagagagcgagcgagtggGAGAGAGAGCGAGCGGGAGAGCGCGCGAGCGGAGCGGGAGAGAGGCGCGGCGAGCGAGGGGGAGAGGGAGCGAGCGGTGAGGGAGCGAGCGAGCGGGAGAGAGCGAGCGGGAGAGAGCGAGCGGGGAGAGAGCGAGCGAGAGGGAGCGAGCGGGAGAGAGGGAGCGAGCGGGAGAGAGGGAGCGAGCGGGAGAGAGGGAGCGAGTGGGAGAGAGAGCGAGCGAAGTGGGAGAGAGCgagcgagagggagagggagagagagagagggagagagagagatcgagagagagggagagagagagatcgagcggGAGAGAGAGATCGAGCGAGCGGGAGAGAGAGATCGAGCGAGCAGAGCGGGAGGGAGAGAGCGAGCGAgcgggaggggagggagagagcgAGCGAGTGGGGAGAGAGCGAGCGAGGTTGGGAGAGAGCGAGCGAGAGGGagcgagtgggagagagagagagagagggagagagagagagcgagcgagagggagagagagagagcgagcgagagggagaggagagagagcgagcgagtggGGAGAGAGCGAGCGAGAGGGAGAGCGAGCGAGAGGGAGAGCGagcgagtgggagagagagagcgagcgagtgggagagagagagcgagcgagtgggagagagagagcgagcgagtgggagagagagagcgagcgagtggagagagagagaggcgagcGAGGGCGagcgagtgggagagagagagcgagcgagtggGAGAGAGAGCGAGGCGAGTGGGAGAGAGAGCGACGCGAGtgggagagagagcgagcgagggggagagagagcgagcgaggggGAGAGAGAGCGAGCGGAGAGGGGGGGAGCGCGCGCGAGCGGGGGGAGAGagcgagcgggagagagagagagcgaggcgagcgggagagagagagcgagcgagcgggagagagagagcga